Within Anopheles ziemanni chromosome 2, idAnoZiCoDA_A2_x.2, whole genome shotgun sequence, the genomic segment GTTTTCTACGGTCGTTTAAACCAATCTTTGTGTTTCAGATCACTTGTTTTACCGACCCAAGGACAATGTATGCTACTCCGAGTGTTTGATGGATAGTCAGAAGGCGATTGAAGTAGAAACTGCCCGATTGAAGACTATGCTGGAAAACAAGATCCTAAATTGTGTTGGTTCGCACGCGTCGGAgcatcttttctttccactggCAAATGCTACGAGCTATGTGGCTAATACCCTACAGTTCGTTCAGTATCGCCTGTGGCAAATTGAAGGCCTGAGGCCATTGGTGAACAACGTAGTTACGACGTATTTAGCGCATGATGGAGTAGGAGTAAAAATGAAATCTGTTCTTGATAAGTTGAAAGTACTTGAGCTTGGTAGGGGAACGCTGGATGTCGTTGATTTTGATGCAATTCTTCAAGAAACTTGAGTAATTTAAATCGTAAAAATAACCGTAGGAATAAAAGCAGGAGGATTGTTTCAAATAGCGTAAAATGTCATTATCATCATggttggttaaaaataaaaattacaaacaatttaCTCACAATTAAGGTAAATTTTCCCCACATTATCTATTTATTGTCCTACTTTTTAAATGTCTTTACCGAAACCCCGTTTCAACTTATTAACTTTAAGCATGGCACATACATATTCACTGGACTTGCGGTTGTGCTTATCGAGTAAAGGAAATGGATGAGTAAATTgcgaattttcaaaaatatttatatattttataacTGTACAGAAGATTTCATCTTTAGACCGGCGAGTCCTATGTGCCTGTTTGATGATTAACCTGGAAAAGATGATTATGGACTGTGATGAACTACATGCCAACTGATAAGAGAAAACATGTTCAGCGTTCTGGTAGGAAACGCGCACATTAGTCGACCCAAAGCGGAGCCTCAAGAAAGTTGACAATGCAACGATCACTAACGATGTTTGTAGTGCTTCTGTGTACGTTGTTTGCCACCGGTGAAGCTGATGTTTATGAGCTTGCTATTTCAGTACCAGGATCGTGGAATCCTAGTTTTGTGCCCTCGTTCTTATCTAACTTCTTTAACAAAAGGCTCAATCGAGAGACAGTAAAAGTTAATATAAAGATTTTCGAACCATCTGGAATCGAGGTATGGACCAGCGATGCTACAACCATAGATATGTTGAGAATACAATGTGTCGGTCACATATCGAATCACACCAAGGAAATCTTTTATTCAAATACCACCGTCCATGAGAATGGAAAGTTCATGATCAAGAACCCCGATTTGGcgataaaaatgaatgaaaccaTTTTTTGCAGCGCTTCAGTTCGTCAGGGAGACGTTCTGTTTTACAGTGGGACAAGATTTCACAGGATCTGGAATATGAGTGAGTTTTCTATGATTTTGTGCAGTgttctaatttatttataatcaTTCTACTATTTCCTAGATGAGTGTTTCATATGGCGCGAACAAAGGAGAAAATCTATCgaatttgaaaatataattCTGGCTTGCATTGCATCGCAACCGACGGAGTATCTCTTCTTTCCCATTGCAAATGCCACAACTTATGTGTCGGATCACAGAATGTTCGTTGAAAGCCGTTTGTGGAAGACTGATGGCCTGAGGTCATTGGTGAATAACGTGGTCGCTACGTATATAGTGCAGCATGGTGTAGTAGCAAAAATGGAGACAGTTAGAAATAAATGTACGGTTCTTGAACTGGGGAAAATAGAGTTCGAAGTTTTGGATGCAGACACGACGAGTATTCAAGAAGCATTAACTACACAAAATGCAAGCGAAACAATAGACAAGAGTAACACAACTGAAATTAGTAGTTACGATACAACAGAAGTATCTGTCTCAATGAATCTTTAGCACGAGTTGTATAAAATTAGGAAACTTAAAATTgaaactgaaaaataaaatgatttcaaCTCTTATTAATTATTCGTCTTGAGCATTACGTCATTCCAGCACCACAATTCCTTTCCGAGAAGTGAGATAATGTTTCACCACAGCCGGTCAGGAGGTGCTGATAGCATCCTTAGCGGATTGGAAGTGAAGTGGAGTGAATTATGAGATTGTTAACGATTCATAGGTATGATTTAACGCCTCGTCAACGAACATGAGCATTGAACATTTGTACGCAGAAGAAAAGAGTATGAAAGCGACTATTGATCGCATCAACGATCTTAAGCAAGACTACAGATTCAATTTTTCAAGGCAAGGGACGAttactcaatattttttataatttaaacaaattgctTCAATTAAAAGTTAGCACTTAACCTACTCGAACCGAGTaggtaaaaatataattttacaaaatcaaTATTGCTTGAAACTGAAATATTCAATCTTCAGCATTGATCTTGATCAATGGCTTGAATCTGATATGGAACTGGAATGGTAAGACTTTTGTGTGGATTCTTCGCCAAAAATAAAgctgataagaaaaaagagtTTTCAGAGTTCTGGCAGGCAACGTGGATGATGTTTTTAGTTGATTAGAAGCTGTGACTAGAGAAGGTTACCATGAAACGATCGCTAGCggtcccacacaacacgaagtcgtattaaattgaagaaattgaatcacatattagtatttttcgaatcggaatcgcagtaagcatagacaatgtacgagcaatgtataatCTTTGttccatatgatgccgattaagaatgtaatacgattttctttatgcatacgtatagataaaCGAGCAATGTccggctgatgtatatcgtaagtcgtatatgatgctgacttagaaaatatacgactaaacatatacattttgaacaatgtacggttagcgcctccacttttgtacgtataggcattatttttgcatcatttacgattcaatcatattgcatagaagtacgattatttcaagttgatattcgatttacatgcatatgtgttgtgtggggtgtttgtgattttttgtgcaTTTGCAGCCACAATTGAAGCTGCTGTTTATGAGCTTCCTATTTCCGTACCAGGATCGTGGAATCATAGTTTTATACCTTCGTTCATATCTAAAACTATAAACGAGCGTTATAAGCTGGAAACAATAATGACTAATATGTATATTCTGAAGCCATCAGGCATCGAGGTGTGGACCAACGATAATTCATCGATAGATATGTTGAAAATAGAATGCTACCGACAGAACTACACCAGCCAAACTAAGGTTATATGGGATCcattattttttgaaaacaccACCGTCCGTGAGAATGGAGAGTTTAGGATAATTAACCACGATTTGGTGATAAAACAGAATGAAACAATTGAATGCAGAGCTTCAATTCGTCTGCAAGGCAAGATGTTTTACAGCAATTTCCTATTGATATGGAATATAGGTAATTTGTGTATAATTTCTGAACTATTTCGAGTCAGTTTAaagttaaattatgttttctaGGTGATTGTTTCATATGTCATGAGCAAAGGAGCAATTCTTCCGTTTtggaaaacaacatcaaagCTTGTATCGCATCACAACCGACGGAGTATCTCTTCTTTCCGATTGCAAATGCCACAGCTTATGTGAGGGATCACAAAATGTTCGTTGAAAGTCGTCTGTTTAACGTAAATGACCTGAGGTCATTGGTGAATAACGTCGTTGATACGTATGTGGAGCAGCATGGTGTAGTTGCAAAAATGAAGACAGTTGCTGATAAATGTACAGTTCTTGAGTATGGGAAAATAGAGTTCGAGGTACTGGATGCAGACTCAAAGGGTCTTCAAGAATtagcaaaaacacaaaatgtaaACGAAGCAACTGAACAAAGCAAATAATTGTATGGAGTTcgatacaatttaaaatgctGTTTAATCATTTTAAGAAGATGCTAAATAAAATACTCTCCTCCTCAAGCATCTCCTATTTCGTATTTTGCCTTCAGCATGCAGCAACTCCTGCATCAGGAGCTAATGCTTGAAATGATCTTTCATAAGAGCTACCGCATGCACGGGGGCTCTTATTGCCTGTCGGTatgtatttttatcaaattgtaaaattttgaatttgaactttGACCTTGAATACCAAATATAACATCTTTACAATTCTTTATGACGTATGTGGAACTGACATGATTTCTTCGTTGTGTGAATTCCCCAACGAAAACTGATAAGAGTGAAGATTTTTCATCGATCTGCCAAGAAACGCGCTTATGGTTTTTAGTTGATTGGAAGCTGTGCATCGAGAAAGTTAAAATGAAACGATCACTAGCAGTGTTTGCGATTATTTGTGCGTTGTTAGGCACCATTGAAGCCGATATTTATAAGCTTCCTATTGTATGGGGTTGGTTATTTCCTGAGAAAATAACGGTGAATATACAGATTCTGGAACCATCTGGAATCCAGGTGTGGACCAGCGACATTTCATCGATAGATATGTTGAGAATACAATGTGACCGTCTCAGTCACCACATTTATAATAGGGTTGTATGGGAGCCTATATTTGACGAAAATAGTACCACACTTCAGAATGGAATGTTAAAGATCATTAAACACGATTTGGTGAGAAAACATTATGAATCCATTCAGTGCAGACCTGCAGTTCGTAAGGAAGGCGAACTGTATTACAGCAATAGCCTATTTAAATGGAATCCAGGTAATTATTGCATGATAtagtaaaatatttccaattAGTATTGATGAGTGTTTTCTTGCTGTATCTAGGTGATATAATCGGTGCAGCAAAGAACCTAACCGTTTTGGAAAATAACATCAAAGCTTGTATCGCATCACAACCGACGGAGTATCTCTTCTTTCCGATTCCGAATGCCACAATGTATGTGACGGATCACAGAATATTTGTTGAATCCCGCCTGTTTAACATAAACGACCTCAGGTCATTGGTGAATAACGTCGTGGGTACGTATGTGGTACAAAATGGTGTAGTAGCAAAAATGAAGACAGTTGCTGATAAATGTAGAGTGGTTGAGCACGGGAAAGGAGTATTCGAGGTACTCGATTAAGACGGTGTATTCGAAGTATCGTCAACTATCCaaaacgcaaaagaaaaagtggaGAAAACAACTGGAGGTAAGTCGCAAGATAACACTGAAACAGTACAAAAAATAACTGAAGCTAAGCTGCTTGGTACAACTACTCAAAACGCAATAGGAACAGTAGAAAGAACAACAGATAATGTTGCTTCATACAACTATCAAACATGCAATTGGTACagtgaaaataacaacaactaCTGAAAGCAATAGTTACGAAACAACCGACGATGATATACTCGCGACAACTGTAATTTATGATTAGTACATGACTGAAGAttgatatgaaaaataaaataaccccAACTATCATTCATATGTCCTCCTAGTTAAGTTCCAGCATAACGCTACATGTGTTAGAGATCATTTTTGGAACAGATACGGAAGATGAACTTGCATTAATGCCGGTTACAGAAACACTTAATAAAGAATACGTAGCATGGccaaaatatatgaaattaaACACTTTAAATCACGAAACACGATCAAAGGTTTGTTGTAGAGGAAAGAAACATATTATTTGTTCAAATGACTGGCCTGTCTATGAaaaaaccatgaaaaatcTCAAAACACTTGTATCCTTGCTTACCatgattttcattttgcaGTCTAAAAAGTTCTCTTTATAAATCGTAAATGAATTTAAGAGAGAAAATAAACTCGTGTTCATGAAACTGAGCAATATTTCGGCATTCAGCCTCATacagataattatttttcctggcaaaaaaaagtatgctAGGTGTCCTCGATTGATTAACATTCATAAACATGTTTAAGGCACTTTATTGCACCCTCGctaaatataagaaaaacaatctacAGATTTTGTAAGCTTTCAGGCATCTTAAAGTAGAGATTAAGCAAAGAATCAAACATCCAATCCATGGTGAAGTCCTTGATTGCACAACTAATAGAGTGATCATGGTTGTACACAATTGAATGATTTGGAATTGGAATGGTATTTTCCATCATGGGATTCCCCACTGTTCAAGTGATAAGAGACACGATCATCCAGCGCTTATGGAATGGCAAGTGAATGCTGTTTTTAGTTGACTGGAAGTAACTCTTCGAGTAGGTTACAATGGTTCAGTTATTTGTGAGATTAACGATTGTGTTTGCGTTCTTGGTTACCGTTAGAGCTCAAGAGAAAATTCGGATTTTAGCTCCAGGCTACAGAGAGCTTAGTTTGCTGCCTTTAAGTTGGTCTAAATGGATCAACAGCAACATTATTTCGACGGCAACATACGCAACAAGGGTGGTGAACTTTCAGGTTATGGAGCCATCAGGAATAATGGTGTGGACTACAGATCATTTGTTTATGGAAATGTTGAAAGTAGAACTTCACGTTGGTCTAAACAACCTGACAGCAAGCAATTTTGGAATTCCTGTCTGGGATCGACACTTTGTTTGCAACACTACCGTCCCCATGGATGGTAAATTCCTGATTACTAACAAGGATATGGTGATCAACAAGAATGAAATTATGAAACTAAAAGTTTCAATTCTATATGACGGAGAGCTATATTGTAGAAACTATCGATGGCTTATTGTGAAAGGTAATCGAAAGtcgtattttaatttaactaaAAATTAACATCTTTTGTCGTTTGTCAGATAACTTCTTCTTTAGATCTCCGAACAGAGTGTGGTGTTCCCATTGTCCCACGTACCATCAGGAACATTCTCATACTGAAGCCGTTAACTTGAAAACTGTTCTTGAAAAGAAGATAATGGATTGTATCGGCTCAGCAGCTACGAAAAATCTTATCTTTCATTATCCTTTTCAAAATACAACAAACGAGATAGACTATCGAGAGTTCGTTACGAGTCGTCTGGCGCAGATCGACGGTTTAGGACCTTTGGCGAACAGTGTAGTTGATGCATATTTAACGCAGAAcggcgtaaaagtggaaatgagGACGGTCATCGATAAATTGAAGGTTTTAGAGCTTGGTGGAGGAATGTTAAACGTAGctgattttgatttgattgttcaagaaaaaccaacaaattaCACAAGTGAAGAGGATGATGTAACTGAAATGTATAATTATTGAATGTTATAATGACCGATTACATATGGTTCTCATgccaaaacaaaatggtgtaaaaaagAGTACTCTTGTCAGCCCAGAGTCAGCATCCTATTTCAAGAACTGATAAGAGGGAGGATTTTTCAACATTGCTCAGCAGGAGAGGAGAGTTGATAGCCCGCTTAAAAGATGAAGACCTGTTACTTTGTAAGAGGAAAACATTGCCTGATGAATCTTCGAACATTTTATTGGCAAGACAAACGAGACATTTaacgaaaaacattttaacataGAGACTCCCGAAACAACACGCATCATAAgcgaaacgaatgaaataaaacactttGAAACAAACCAACTGTTTGTTGTAACGGAAAGGAACAGTAGATTTAACCAAACGACTGCaaaaaaccaaattaaaaCTCGCGTTAATCCATGCGTATCATGCTCTTCGTtagtaaaattttaataagtTAGTTTTAAATCGACAAAGTTGAACGAAATCTAATATAACACAATACTCAGTCCAGGATTTAAGTCCAGgttctttgaaaatttaacaatTAAAAGCAAGGTATGTTTTATCATTTCGGTATCAATCATCAATGAAGAGCATAATATTCAAGATCATTAACGCCGCTTATATCACCGTTAACTTTTAATTCCGTGACTTATCTTCGCAAATCGTCATCGGTGGAGAACACTTTGTCGTGAGATTTCATGTGATGGTCCAACGTTTTCCGCTTTTTGAACTCGCGTAAACACAGATGACACTGGTACTGTTCGGAAATGATGCAGGTATGCTTACGCAGGAGCTCGCtggaagggaaagaaacatTACAATCCTGGCAACGATACGCACGGGGGGTCGCGGTCTTCATCGAACTCGCAATGGGGCGATTAAGCAGGCCACGGTGTAACGTTGGGCTGGAAGGTAGCTGGCAGTCGATGCCACTTTCCGACAGCCGGGCAGGATCGGCAGTGTGTGGAAGAACGAGATCGGTTGATGGAAAAGCAAGTCGTTTCACTACTGTGGcagtgttgttgtttgttgaacCGTGGTTCGGCAAATAGTTGCTACTACCGATCGGAGTTGCTAAAAGCGATGACCCGCGACCCTTTCCTGTTATCGATGCGTTTGTGACCGTTTCGACAACTGAGGTAGAACGTGTATGCATCTTTTCCTTGGCCTGGCAGGAAGCTTTCATTTTTGAGTAGGAACTGGCTTCTAGTTTCCGACGTCCTTTTTGGAGGTAATTGTTCAGAATGCGCTGATAATCCAACGGATCGGTTATGATGCCGGCGTGCGGGGTGTCTTTAACAGGTTTCTCCGGTTGCTTGCCAACAGTTGGTGCCGGTTCTATCACACTATCTGATCGAATGGGAGAAGATTCCGCGAAAACACTATCGATGCCGATTTtggagtttgtttgttctagGCGTTTGCAAGAAAATTCAGTCGGATTTACGGCTCTCGTTGCCGGTTTCTGGTCGAACAAGACCGCGTCAGTTTCAGGCGACACCTCGGTAAGGTATTCCATCTCGGAGAACAGCGATGGGACCTCTTTCTCGAAGCAACGGTTCGACGCGATAAAACTTCCGGGCGGAGGGCTGTCATGGCGTAGCTCACTGTCCAGATCCTTGTAAAGATACGCGCTGCTCGCACTTGCTATCCGCACAATGTCCTCGCAGATTTCGCCGAAGTCGTCGATGACGAACGTTTCCTCGGAAAAGTATTGATCGTAGTCGAACGACATGCTGGAAGTTAAGCAGTGTACGATGTAGTTACTGGGGTGCGGTATCTTCCCGTAGCGACCTACCTATCCATTGCGGTGtactttttacaaaatttgtcTCCTTAAATGGCCAAACAGCTGGCCTGAGTTATTCAAAACAATTCGGCGTGCTCgtgattgttattatttttctttgttttgaagTAGCGTTTAGTGATCCACACCGTACCCATGGGTTCGCCACTGAAGGTTATGTATCGGAACGATGCACCCAGGTTGGTTCACGTACAGCGAACAATTTGATTCAGGCGtaataattgaacaaaattgttAAGGAACTTGAAATAATATACTTCGTTAACTAATTACTTGAAGTACTGAAACTTGGCTCATCAAAAAAGTAGTTTCCGTTCCAAGTGCTCCGGATTGATtcacaatttaaatattaatatcCACCCTCTATCACAAAGCTTTCAAATTTGACACCTCCCATGAACTAGCAGCTCCGACCACAAGTAATTTTAACAAATCAACGGATTTTTGGTATTTTATGTAGCATTTGAAAAAGAGAAGTGTTTGACCAATAGAAACAATGGATTAAGATATTCAAAAACCACACGATGAGTTTTGGGAAATTAGGGATAACATGAGATATCCTCCCGTCCCGAACAGCAAAACGTATCCTGTTATAACAGGATATATGATACGATAGCGAATAAAATTATCTTAATTTGCACCAACACTCAAAATAATTTGCTTCGGTAAAAAGTACGTCACCCTCATCTGCTTTCATGTTTGCCATTGTTCTATTCACGATAAATTTAAACTTTCATGTACACGTGAATCAACTATTCTATCGGCCTCAACTCGACTGAATCTCTTCAAAGGCGCAACAATGGACCATGGAAACAATGAtggaaaacaaggaaaagtTTCGACTGCCATGTTTGTTCGAGGGGTTTGTTGGGCTTCATATCAATGGTCGTGTAGCAACATGCAAAAGTTGCGTTCGCGGCATTGAATGAAAATCATGATAAGTACATTCAACACATGTTGAAACGCTCACCGGAACGCATCCGTCGATGCGCAACGGTAGTACAGCAAAGggattttgttaaaatttgaataatgttcTTAAGTTTTTCGCGGTACTACGTGCTTCGACTGGCGTGGCGGTGGGAAAGCGCAATTTTAGAGAGAAACACATCGGATAGTGCCCACAACACTTCGGGAAAATCAAGCCCTGTCTGATAAGTGAAtggcttttgatttctccTACAGTATCAAAGCACATTATTTATGTAGTTCGGGGTTGTATATGTATTGATAGGTTCCCACCATAACAGGACTCTTATTTGATGTAAAATATGGTAAACCTTTTCCGAAGTCTAGCTACCATACTAAATATTAGCTGGTTGTCCATTTTTAATTAGGCTGCCAATTTTGGAAAGTTTGATTGGCTAGCAGAAATAGAATTTGAAATGAGCAAGTGGCCGTGGTAATAAGGGTTAACGAGAATATCGGTTTTACATTGATGAAATTCTgcgaaaatgaaatcattagTGCAACATAAGTTGCAAGCAAAAAATAGTGAGTTGCGAATATCATTCCTTCACGTGTTTTTCCTGTTAcgtgattaaaaaaaacaggattACTTTAATCCACTCTCTATCCCATAACCATCTACGCCGGTCGCCATCTCCAGTGTGCTGGATGGATTTTTATCcataatgaaataattgaattcgATTAAACGCGCGCCAACGGAAACGCAaccattaaaataattttaatggcAAGAGTTTTGCTAGCGTAATTGCTTTTAAATTCCGCACCCGCAACCAATCAGCGGGTCCGAAAATGGTACGACTGGTGCGCGGGGGGAAAACACGCACCGACCGAATCGGGGCCCGGAGAACCCCCGATGGGTGGGTGTGAGGCCACTCGGCGCCAAGGGTAGCCCATTATCAGCCGGGCACGAGTCGTCACCCGGGCTTTCCATTTCGATGGCGATGGGAAATCCCGGGcgataatgaatttttaagctACCGCCATTTCCGGCATACTCCCCAAAGGACGTTCCGCCCGTCCGGGGAGATGAATTGTGctggtgaaataaattattgtttgcttAATTACTTTTTGCAGACACAAGATGTACTGGCGAACGCGGCACAAACGGTAGTGGCAAACGTGCGATTCTGCAGGTTCTTCGATGCCAACTTCATCCCGATAAGTTGGTCCCGATCCGGACACGCCATCTCCTGCCGAGAAAACCGGGGGGCGGTAGAGTGGGGCAAATTATTTctttaatgaatttatttcaacttTGGCTTCGGTTCGTTAATTGATGGCTGTCGgaattaaaaagaagaaacaaacaaaactgctCTCCATGAATCAATCTACggcgaacgaaaaaacaaggaaTGTAAACGTGATCAGTAGGTCAGGGGTTTATTTGTTGAACTACATGCAAGCGAGCGTGAGATAAGAATGGTTGCCAGCGTACTACGATCGGCTCCAATCCACTCGTATTTGTTCGTTTCTACTGTGTGGGGCTTAGATtcattaaacttttatttgattttccttcTTGAAACgaatgtagttttatttcctGTAGTTATATTAACATATAACTTTTCAAACACCAAATATGAAACACCACATTGTACTAGTGCTTGCGTTACAGCTACTTCACACCTCAAGTGGTGGACTGTTAGACTGGTTTCGTGGAACGGACGAACAACAAGAAGGCCACAAGGTGGGGCAAGTGTTCGTGGAAGTCCTCACACCGAAGGGCGTCCGGCTGTGGACGCACTACAACCCGGACACGGTGAAGTTCAGCGTGGAGTTGTACGTGAAGTTTTACGGAGGCCAAACGGAGCCCCTCGAGTGCGGTTTGTGCAACAGCACCACCGAGCCGATCGATGGGAAGTTTATGCTAGAAAACCCCGATCTGGTAGCTCGCTTCGGTGACGTTCTAGAGTACATCGTAACCACATCCAACGggaccacaaccagacgacaTCCCATCAGACGAGTGTTTGTTCGAGGTAAGCGACCCACCATCGTCGATCGGGAAGATCGCGACACACACTCATTCCACTATTCACTTCTCGTTTAACCGTAGAGGAACTGATAAAACCCATCGGTCGATGTGTCTGCCGGGACCGGGCACCGTCGGCCCTTACGGAAGCCCAAGGAAGAGCCCTGTCCGAGGTGCAGCTGCTCGAGCGGATGATCCTGCGTGCGCTATCGAATCGAAGTGAAGCCTGCGGCGCCATGTCTAATTGGCTCGTGCTGCGATCGGAACCCCGGAACGAGCGGGCCGATTTGAAGGAGTACGTCCAGCAATATTTGGATCTGCTGAACCTGCGATCGAAGAGGACTTCACCGGGCTTTGGCGGCGGGTGGAGCCCGTCGAGTATGGTAGTGAAGGTGGAAGACCACGCGGACGGGATTGCGTTTCAAGTGAGGTCGGTCATGGAGAAGCTGAAGATTCTGGAGCTCCTAAATATCGGCGGAGTGTTGGCAGATTTTGATGGAATTTTGTGAGATTTCTATGAACACATTTCCataattaaaaaccaaatgGTTGTATAGAGAGTTATAAAATTTCTTACATTTGCATTCCTCCTTCGGATCATGGCGTCAGATAGGATGATAGCCTGCGGTTTCTAATCCCTTCTCTTCGTTTTCCATTCAGCGTGCCGGTGTCATTTCTGTTCTGTGTCGATTTTACCCCCATTTTCCCGGATGTCGCTCGTTTTGATGATGCTCTTGAGCGTGATTATGACGAACGAATTGCTGCTGTTGGCG encodes:
- the LOC131282266 gene encoding uncharacterized protein LOC131282266; the encoded protein is MKHHIVLVLALQLLHTSSGGLLDWFRGTDEQQEGHKVGQVFVEVLTPKGVRLWTHYNPDTVKFSVELYVKFYGGQTEPLECGLCNSTTEPIDGKFMLENPDLVARFGDVLEYIVTTSNGTTTRRHPIRRVFVREELIKPIGRCVCRDRAPSALTEAQGRALSEVQLLERMILRALSNRSEACGAMSNWLVLRSEPRNERADLKEYVQQYLDLLNLRSKRTSPGFGGGWSPSSMVVKVEDHADGIAFQVRSVMEKLKILELLNIGGVLADFDGIL
- the LOC131281182 gene encoding uncharacterized protein LOC131281182; translation: MDSMSFDYDQYFSEETFVIDDFGEICEDIVRIASASSAYLYKDLDSELRHDSPPPGSFIASNRCFEKEVPSLFSEMEYLTEVSPETDAVLFDQKPATRAVNPTEFSCKRLEQTNSKIGIDSVFAESSPIRSDSVIEPAPTVGKQPEKPVKDTPHAGIITDPLDYQRILNNYLQKGRRKLEASSYSKMKASCQAKEKMHTRSTSVVETVTNASITGKGRGSSLLATPIGSSNYLPNHGSTNNNTATVVKRLAFPSTASSPTLHRGLLNRPIASSMKTATPRAYRCQDCNVSFPSSELLRKHTCIISEQYQCHLCLREFKKRKTLDHHMKSHDKVFSTDDDLRR
- the LOC131293019 gene encoding uncharacterized protein LOC131293019, which gives rise to MERFTALFIIFCALTRAQEEVHLPGYLVFMKQFTVHVQIREPSGIMVWTRDSSLIEMFGIELHVGQPNHTHHEPIWDRQLIVNTSVPMDGKFMIFDHDLTIKKDEIIRYRFSVLHKGILSHSNYHRMMVTDHLFYRPKDNVCYSECLMDSQKAIEVETARLKTMLENKILNCVGSHASEHLFFPLANATSYVANTLQFVQYRLWQIEGLRPLVNNVVTTYLAHDGVGVKMKSVLDKLKVLELGRGTLDVVDFDAILQET